The Oncorhynchus masou masou isolate Uvic2021 chromosome 4, UVic_Omas_1.1, whole genome shotgun sequence DNA segment GTCTACTCATATCTATTTTGGGGAATAGAATATAGTAGAAAAATAGAATACAATTAAATATAATATATCTGGAATGACTAAACCAAGGCTTTGGTCATTTATATTTTTTGGTTTGTGTATGTTCACACTGACCGATTCCTTTGACTTTCTCTTTACTTTTCCTTTCCTCTGGACAGATTCACGatttactgctgctgctggtgctccTGGGGTCAAGACCTCATAGACAGATGCTGGCCGAGACTCTAGActctgagagaggagggagttccAGGTGAGACACATTCATTCTTGTAGATCACATAGGGCCTACAGTGGATGTGGAAGTTAATCAAAACAGTGGATCTTTGTTGATGATATTCTTTTGATGACCCACACACAGCTTTGACATGTGTCAAGGTCATTTTATGTTGTGGTTCAACTCATAAAATCAATGTGATATAGTTACAGCAAGTCAATGGAGATAGACATGCTTACAGCGTAAACTGGAGCAGAGGCAGCTGCATTCACTGATGTGTtaccattctcctcctcctcttcattctccccTCTATTCCTTCCGCTTACTCCACTACCGGTACTTCCCTTCTTCAATATAAATTGACCCCGGAAATCACAAGTTAACACACACACGGACTGATACAATGACAACATACCAACCACAACAGAAGGGTACAAAAATATACAGTGTTTCAGAACCTCCACCAAACCTTTCTCAAATCTCTTACCCATTGGCTTTTGAACACGTATATGGAGCCGATCACACTGAAGATGAGCAGGGCTGTGGTAAGAGCCCCCAACACGATGAAAAGGCTGAAACCAGAGTAAGACTGCCGGTACCCCTCgtctgaaagagagacagagacaaacacagagacacagagacacagagatacagagacacagagatacagagacaatTAACATAGTACCATTAAGAGTTTGTCCAGTGTCAGTCAATGTCTGAACACTTTGGTTGGAAGTAGATTAATGTCAAGTGAAAAAAAAGAGTTAGAGGGCTTTTTATTTTCATGACGACAATCATgcgtgttgttgatggtggcgTACGTCTGACATTCAGCTGACATCTACAGTGTTTGTACCAAAAAAAAGGTCCCTTTTAAAAAGCGATTGTGTTTTCACTCTCATGTCAACAATTCCTGTTACTCAACATGTGGACAACAGAAGTTTCACTAACTGACTAACTTATCTTTCTATCGTCCcttcattttcttcttcttctaccacacaCTCACCTTTCACCAGAAGGGTCCAGAAGATCTCCACATTTTTATACTTGCAGTTATACTCTCCTGAGTATGAACTGTTATATGCTGATATTTCCAAATGAAATGTTCTTGTATTTGAATAAGTAGAAAAGAGAATAGTCCATTCTTTTATCTTCTTTTGTTCTGGAGGCCCAGAGCAGACTAAGTTGCTGGAGCTCTGATTCATTGGGATGGTCACTTTGAGTTTGTAATGGACCGTTTCTCCTGCCAGAGCCACCCTGATTCTGTCCGGCATGGAGATGGCTGGGTTGGCTTCTAAATTACACAGGGGGATGTAGAGTAAGGCTCAATCTGACATTGAAGAACCAAATAGGCAACTTACTTATGTATTGATTTGCAATACTTTGATATAGCCTGCTGAAAACACATTGATATACAATGTTGATGAGAAAAGACAATTCTGTAAATGACAACAGGAATTTCTATCATGACATTTCTAACTTCTAACATAAAGAAATGACCTTCAACAGTATCATGGTATTGGTATTTAAATGTTTTGTTAATTAAATACCCTTACCTTGAGCCTGATGATTTCCCAAACACATCAGGACACAAAGAACTCCAACCATCCAGATGCACATTTTGAAGAGACACCAAAGGTTTAGTTTTTCCCCTCTGTTTCTATTTGTTTGTGGTCACTTGAGATAGGAATACCTGTATCAGTATTGGAAGGATTTCGTCGAATTCCCAAACAGTGTATGAGTGTCGCTCCTAGCCTTTCCCCTGTTCAGATTGCCCAGaatgtgtatgtctatatctgTTAGTCTTGGCCTCAGAGAGGTCGCAATACTGGGGTTCCTGTTTTGCTCTGGCCAGTTCCTCAAAGTATTAATTCATGTGAGCCTTGTAAAATCCCCAACCGTCAGAGATAGAATAACCAAGATACTGTACTGCTCTAGGAGGCATAGGCTATAAAATAAtggatacatttttatttttttatcaacaGATTATGAATGAAAGCATGAAGCATTTACAGCAGACAGGGAATGTCCAAAAAGTAAAGTTATTACAGTATGTACTCTTGTGTATGTTTTGTTGTGATACCACAGGCAGCTACTATGTTATTATTGTGTTTGTTACGTCACTCACCAGATCCATCCCAGATGCAGTGTTGAGTTTCCTCCACTGTGAGACAGTGTTGGAGAGACCCAGAGTTAAAGTTCAAACCACACGTGAGCACTAAATGAGAGTGGCCCTtcagatgaaagagagagagagagagagagagagagaggaaaacatctgagaaagagagaaaggaatcCGGGGGAGGTGACAAATTGTCTATGTTAATGAAAACCAGGTGAATGTACATCCGTTTGACTTCTCCTCAACTAATGCTCTCGGTCAGTGTGGAAGGAAGAACTGCACAGCATTGCAACACCTCTGCACATGCCTAtgcctcttcccctcttcccttcttccctctcacTCTATTCCCTTCTTTTACAAACTCTTTCCCCTGCTATCCCCCTTTCATTGGCATAGCTGGAAGCCAACTCTGTCCTCACAGCAGCCACTGCACAAAAacagacttggagagagagagagaacagaaataaCATCTGGATACCAGTGAATAAAAATTATGTTCACTCTATTTCATACCATTCCCCCTCTCCTTATCTAGCTCTAAACCCTTTGACTCTAAATCACTTTCTTGCATTATTTTACCTGGCAGGGTTAACCACTGTCAACAGTATGGAAGGTATTCACGTGGAATTGGTCAGTTGATGTGTTGGACTGAACTTGGACGATAACCAGAGCTGGATGAAATACCGTCATCATTTGAGAAATGTGGAGAATTTGCTGTCTTACTTTTGAGTTCTTGAAAATAATGTTATAGCTCATATAGGATAACGATCATTCTTTACCTCCATCTGCATCAAAGAGAAGGGGAAACAGAGGGGCGGGGAAGGGGGAATGACAGGAGGACTCAAAAGAAAAGTGAATATGAAGAGAACATGTGCGCCTGGAAACAGCTGGAAcccagaaagagagggggagagagagaaagagggagagagagagaagagagagtgagatgtgtaCGCTCCTCAGTCCTCTCACAGTTCACAAATAAAGACTCCTTAAGTGGGTCCGCACTGCCCAGCCACATTCTCCTGCTAATCACATTACTACtgcagggacagagaggagaagagggaagaggaagaggagaccaGGGCATTGGAAGAGTGGAGAAAAGGGGGAGATAATACTTCAAATAAAGTGAAGGCACCAAGTTTTATTGAGTGACAACTTGGACCTGCTAAATTAAACCTAATTCCCTGAAGGTGTAAGTATTGTTTCATTCACTCATTTAAAACCCGCAATGTACTTCTCATCCAGCAAATGCATTGGTTTGTTGGCCTTGTTTTAGTTGTTTGTGGCACTGTTGTTTTACCGTTGACAATTTAACTGGGATACACACAGAACCTTATCTTCCTGCATGTGTCTAATTTGTCTGTTTGGTTCTTGATATGTTTATTGAAACAGCTCCACCATATTCAAGTTTCATGTTTCAATGTTTACTCACCACCTGCACAGGTCACCACAGGTGTAAAACAGTACGGTGAAATTCTTACCCTGAGAGCCCTTTCCCAATATTGCAgtgataataatatactgtagataataatagaaaatataataaaaaataaaattaagaaTAAAAATCACACAAGAACTATGATGACTTTTAAAGAAACGAGAATTCAAGTACacacaggtcagtaccttattcaatatgcaggggtactggagtggttgtatatacaggtcagtaccagaaccttattcaatgtgcaggggtactggagtggttgtatatacaggtcagtaccagaaccttattcaatgtgcaggggtactggagtggttgtatatacaggtcagtaccagaaccttattcaatgtgcagaggtactggagtggttgtatatacaggtcagtaccagaaccttattcaatgtgcaggggtactggagtggttgtatatacaggtcagtaccagtaccttattcaatgtgcagaggtactggaggggtagtatatacaggtcagtaccagaaccttattcaatgtgcaggggtactggagtggttgtatatacaggtcagtaccagaaccttattcaatgtgcagaggtactggagtggttgtatatacaggtcagtaccagaaccttattcaatgtgcaggggtactggagtggttgtatatacaggtcagtaccagtaccttattcaatgtgcagaggtactggagtggttgtatatacaggtcagtaccagaaccttattcaatgtgcaggggtactggagtggttgtatatacaggtcagtaccagtaccttattcaatgtgcagaggtactggaggggtagtatatacaggtcagtaccagaaccttattcaatgtgcaggggtactggagtggttgtatatacaggtcagtaccagtaccttattcaatgtgcagaggtactggaggggtagtatatacaggtcagtaccagaaccttattcaatgtgcaggggtactggagtggttgtatatacaggtcagtaccagaaccttattcaatgtgcagaggtactggagtggttgtatatacaggtcagtaccagaaccttattcaatgtgcaggggtactggagtggttgtatatacaggtcagtaccagtaccttattcaatgtgcagaggtactggaggggtagtatatacaggtcagtaccagaaccttattcaatgtgcaggggtactggagtggttgtatatacaggtcagtaccagtaccttattcaatgtgcagaggtactggaggggtagtatatacaggtcagtaccagaaccttattcaatgtgtagggatactggagtggtagtatatacaggtcagtaccagaaccttattcaatgtgcagaggtactggagtggtagtatatacaggacagtaccagaaccttattcaatgcagggatactggagtggtagtatatacaggtcagtaccataaccttattcaatgtgcagaggtactggagtggtagtatatacaggtcagtaccagaaccttattcaatgtgcagaggtactggaggggtagtatatacaggtcagtgccagtaccttattcaatgtgcagaggtactggagtggtagtatatacaggtcagtaccttattcaatgtgcagggatactggagtggttgtatatacaggtcagtaccagaaccttattcaatgtgcagaggtactggagtggttgtatatacaggtcagtaccagtaccatattcaatgtgcagggatattAGAGTGGTAGTTTATACAGGTCACTGCCAGTATCTTATtcaatgcagggatactggagtggttgaaaatacAGGTCACtgccagtaccttattcaatgcagggatactggagtggttgaaaatacAGGTCACtgccagtaccttattcaatgcagggatactggagtggtagtatatacaggtcagtaccagaacgTTATTCAATGTGcaaggatactggagtggtagtatatacaggtcagtaccagaaccttattcaatgtgcagggatactggagtggtagtatatacaggtcagtaccagaaccttattcaatgtgcagggatactggagtggttgtatatacaggtcagtaccagtaccttattcaatgcagggatactggagtggtagtatatacaggtcactgccagtaccttattcaatgcagggatactggagtggttgaaaatacAGGTCACtgccagtaccttattcaatgcagggatactggagtgggtGAGGTGGGTTCATACATAAAATGGGACTGGTAGTACGATATTCATGTAAACaaggctgaaaagtgactggtaccAGAACGGGAGCCTGGAGAACAGTCAATGTCTCGGGTGAccggagtctttggcaatttgtCGTGCCTGATATGGCTTTTAAAGCTTGTTTCTTGTGAGGATAGGTGTTAATTTGTATATTCCACTCTCCCTCTGGTCAGGTTCCAACTGCGACACGAGACCCTCTTATGAAAGCATTTACGAGACGTCTTTCATGAGTCATCATCTAAGATATCCAGAACATTCCAAGTGATTACCAATCCTTCTCAAGGTCTCCGTTCTGGCTATAATCCCCTTCCTGCTCTTTACATAGCCTTGTTTCTGGAACCGATACAATACAATCAAGGTCTTCAAACTGCTTGCTGGTTGGTTGGACACATGGTCATTCTCCTTCTATCAAGCCACTGTCCTGAAGACACAGG contains these protein-coding regions:
- the si:ch211-243a20.4 gene encoding uncharacterized protein si:ch211-243a20.4 — its product is MCIWMVGVLCVLMCLGNHQAQEANPAISMPDRIRVALAGETVHYKLKVTIPMNQSSSNLVCSGPPEQKKIKEWTILFSTYSNTRTFHLEISAYNSSYSGEYNCKYKNVEIFWTLLVKDEGYRQSYSGFSLFIVLGALTTALLIFSVIGSIYVFKSQWKGSTGSGVSGRNRGENEEEEENGNTSVNAAASAPVYASLESRPASVYEVLTPGAPAAAVNRESVQRKGKVKRKSKESVENATPQEEGIFECVYENF